A section of the Cervus canadensis isolate Bull #8, Minnesota chromosome 8, ASM1932006v1, whole genome shotgun sequence genome encodes:
- the LOC122446004 gene encoding olfactory receptor 13A1-like: MEHGLGAAPGWATRSNETLVTEFVLQGFSEHPRLQLPLFGCFFSLYTVALTGNAVIIAVVSHSASLQSPMYFFLCNLAAMDIVCTSSVLPKALAGLAFEENTISFPGCMAQLFFLTWSASSELLLLTVMAYDRYVAICRPLHYSTWMSPRLCRLLAVGVWAVCALNGSLHAGLMTRLSFCGPNVIAHFFCEIPPLLLLSCSPTLVNSIMTVLADAFYGVVNFLLTLASYGCIVASILRMRSAAGRRRAFSTCSSHLLVVAVYYSAVFCAYISPASSYRPERSKVSAVLYTMLNPTLNPIIYSLRNTEVKHALGRLISSL, from the exons ATGGAGCACGGCCTTGGGGCTGCTCCCGGCTGGGCCACAAGGTCCAACGAGACTCTGGTGACAGAATTCGTGCTTCAGGGCTTCTCGGAGCACCCCCGCCTGCAGCTGCCCCTTTTCGGCTGCTTCTTCTCCCTCTACACCGTGGCACTCACGGGCAACGCTGTGATCATCGCCGTGGTCAGCCACAGCGCCAGCCTCCAAAgccccatgtactttttcctctgtAATCTGGCTGCTATGGATATTGTCTGCACCTCATCTGTGCTGCCCAAGGCGCTGGCGGGCCTGGCCTTCGAGGAAAACACCATCTCCTTCCCGGGGTGCATGGCCCAGCTGTTCTTCCTCACCTGGTCCGCATCTTccgagctgctgctgctgacggTCATGGCCTAcgaccgctacgtggccatctgccgCCCGCTGCACTACAGCACATGGATGAGCCCGCGGCTGTGCAGGTTGCTGGCCGTGGGCGTGTGGGCCGTCTGTGCCCTCAACGGGTCGCTGCACGCTGGGCTGATGACGCGGCTGTCCTTCTGCGGCCCCAACGTTATCGCACACTTCTTCTGCGAGATCCCCCCACTCCTGCTGCTCTCCTGCAGCCCCACACTTGTGAACAGCATCATGACTGTCTTAGCCGATGCCTTCTATGGAGTCGTCAACTTCCTGCTCACTCTGGCTTCCTACGGCTGCATCGTCGCCAGCATCCTGCGCATGCGCTCGGCTGCCGGCAGGCGGcgggccttctccacctgctcctcccaccttctgGTGGTCGCGGTGTACTACTCCGCAGTGTTCTGTGCTTACATCAGTCCGGCCTCCAGCTACCGCCCTGAGAGAAGCAAGGTGTCCGCAGTGCTCTACACGATGCTGAACCCCACCCTGAACCCCATCATCTACTCTCTGAGGAACACGGAGGTTAAACATGCCCTGGGGAGACTT atctctagtctt